The Argiope bruennichi chromosome 9, qqArgBrue1.1, whole genome shotgun sequence genome contains a region encoding:
- the LOC129984947 gene encoding uncharacterized protein LOC129984947, which yields MVQEDCFVDERDNKLKPLGVFKDQSGILRLKTKLTFRQDSEEFKTPAILPSDHEVVKRLIRYYHEKNAHAATQILINILRERFWLLNAQKTVRSLINKCTVCRRFSAKSVQVCTANPPNDRLREAAVFEICGIDFAGPVILKGNTKSWICLFTCAVYRAVHLELVESMSTESFLPALRRFISRRGRSKIIYCDNGTNFVGASNALRDLNWKQIIDDTSISPIQWKFNPPTDSWWGGWWERLIGILKSLLRLVLGRASLTSEEMITILCYCEAVINSRPLTYVTENNVTLMPLSPSLFLQDIQTSGVPDLDDIGHRRSDNTKRLNWPLGKIIEIIPGQDGVTRLVRLKMANGELLRPTQRLYPLEVSNDDLIVENFSTKKLETCKESGSNNVCDVGFEPQFQKTRTGHTVKIPKRLDL from the exons atggtTCAAGAGGATTGCTTTGTAGACGAgagagataataaattaaaacctttAGGAGTATTTAAGGATCAGAGTGGAATCCTCAGACTGAAAACGAAACTTACCTTTCGACAGGATTCAGAAGAGTTTAAAACTCCAGCTATTCTTCCGTCCGATCATGAGGTGGTCAAGAGATTAATACGATATTATCACGAGAAAAATGCACATGCTGCtacccaaattttaataaatattcttcgaGAGAGATTTTGGCTTCTTAATGCTCAAAAAACGGTGAGATCTCTGATTAATAAGTGCACCGTATGTAGAAGATTTTCTGCAAAAAGCGTGCAAGTTTGCACAGCAAACCCTCCAAACGACAGACTCCGAGAAGCGGCTGTATTTGAAATTTGTGGCATTGATTTTGCTGGTCCAGTGATCTTAAAAGGTAACACCAAATCCTGGATTTGCTTATTCACCTGCGCCGTATACAGGGCAGTGCATCTAGAATTGGTTGAGTCCATGTCTACTGAGAGTTTTTTACCAGCCCTTAGAAGATTTATATCCCGCAGaggaagaagtaaaataatttactgtgACAACGGAACTAACTTTGTAGGAGCTTCAAATGCGCTACGAGATCTAAACTGGAAGCAGATTATTGATGATACATCTATATCACCAATTCAATGGAAGTTTAATCCACCAACTGACTCATGGTGGGGAGGTTGGTGGGAGAGATTAATAGGTATTCTCAAGAGTTTACTGAGGCTAGTACTAGGAAGAGCTTCTTTAACTTCTGAAGAAATGATCACCATTCTCTGCTACTGTGAAGCAGTGATAAACTCCCGTCCATTGACCTATGTTACTGAAAATAATGTTACTTTGATGCCTTTAAGTCCATCTCTATTTCTTCAAGACATTCAAACAAGTGGTGTTCCTGATCTTGATGATATTGGACACAGAA GAAGTGACAACACCAAGCGACTGAATTGGCCACTGGGAAAAATAATAGAGATTATTCCAGGTCAAGATGGAGTAACAAGACTTGTGAGACTTAAAATGGCAAATGGAGAATTACTAAGACCAACTCAGAGACTGTATCCACTCGAAGTCTCTAATGATGATCTTATTGTTGAGAACTTTTCAACTAAGAAGTTGGAAACTTGTAAAGAGTCTGGCTCTAACAATGTGTGTGATGTAGGCTTTGAGCCACAGTTTCAAAAGACTAGAACAGGTCATACGGTCAAAATACCTAAAAGACTGGACttgtga